DNA sequence from the Sulfurimonas sp. HSL3-7 genome:
GTATTTCGGAAAGCTCCGCTCCGTCATCCTGGCATTCAGCAAGACAACTTTAGCCCCTTTCGCGCGGGCAACTGCAAAGAGCAGATACCAGAACTCCGCCTCCAGGACGACCAGCATCTTGTGTTTTCCGACCCAAAAGGGAAGCAGACTTTCAAAGGGCAGATACCGCACCTCAGCCTCATATTTAAGGGCTTCAGCATGACCCGTATGCGTAATGGTCGAAATACTGATCTCCCGCTCTTGCAACTTCTCTAAAACAGGCTTCAGTGCTCTTGCTTCGCCCAAAGAGCAGACATGGAACCAGATATCTTTTTTTTTGAAACGTGGATTTTCTTTTAAAAAAAAACGTGCCGGAAGCGATTCTCTGTATTTTGTTTTAAATGATAAGAGGAGTAAAAAAGGCAGTGCGATTAGATAAAGAAGTGTCGCAATAAGGAAATAAAGAAGTGTAAATGGCTTCATCATCACACTACACTCCTTGTACAACGAAGTGCTAATTACGCTTCAGCTGCCTCAGTAGACGGTTCTATATAAAGAATACGGCCGCAGTGAGGGCAGGTCGTGATCTCTTCGCCTTTGATAACCTCGGCATAGACTTTGTCATTGATGACCATGTAACAGCCCATACATGCCTGGTTTTTCACTTCAACCGCGGTGGTGTTTTTAGCCCATCGACGGATCTTCTGATAAAACGAAAGACCTTTCTGGTTCATCTGGGAAACCAGTTTCTCTTTTGCTTCAAAGACTTTTTGGCGTTCCGTGTTGATCTCAGCCAACTTGGCATCGACCTCTTCTTTTACACTCGAGAGGTTCGCATCGATCTCTTCCATCTGCCCTTGCAGTTCAGCGATCTTGCCTTGTTTATTTTCCACCACTTTTTCTAAACGCTCGATCTCTTCGTTGGCAAATGAGACCTGCTCTTTGGCGATCTCTTCTTCAAGCTGCAGTGATTTCATCTCACGTTCAGTCTTGACATCACCGCTTTTTTTGCTGTTCTCTTCCAGTTTGGCGGAAAGCTCTGCAATATGAAGTTCATTCTTTTGCTTTTTGACCTGTTCTGCTTTGATCTCTTCATCAAGTGTCGCGATCTCAGTTGCGATGTTCTCTTTTTTGGCAAGAGCTGCTTCATACTTGATATTAGCTGCTTCGATCTGTGGTTCAAAGGCATCGATCTCTTTATCGATCTTAGAAAGTTCAATCAGTTGTTCTAGGTGCTTATTCAATCTTTTTCCTTAAAAATGTTGCAAGGACGCTATTGCGGGCTCTGCATGGGCTAGGTAAGAGTGCCCTTAATTTGGGCACTGGGCATCTACAAATAGGTAAATGGGTTTTTTGATGATGAAATTATAACCGTTAATCCTAAATTTTTCAAATCTTTCTGCAATATCTCGCCAAAATAGCGTTCGCTCTCAAAGTGGCCGATGTCGATCATATTCAGACCCAGCACTTTTGCCTCCATCGCATCATGATACTTGATATCGCCGGTCAGGAAACAGTCCGCCTCGATCTCGCGCATCAAAGAGGCGCCGGAACCGGTGCAGAGTGCCACCCGTCTGATCACTCTATCATGTGCGACAACACTCTTCGGATGGGTAAGACCGAAGGCCTGAACAACATCGGCTGCAAAATCCTCGAAAGAGCGCTCAAGATCAAAATAGATCAGATACTCATTT
Encoded proteins:
- a CDS encoding C4-type zinc ribbon domain-containing protein; protein product: MNKHLEQLIELSKIDKEIDAFEPQIEAANIKYEAALAKKENIATEIATLDEEIKAEQVKKQKNELHIAELSAKLEENSKKSGDVKTEREMKSLQLEEEIAKEQVSFANEEIERLEKVVENKQGKIAELQGQMEEIDANLSSVKEEVDAKLAEINTERQKVFEAKEKLVSQMNQKGLSFYQKIRRWAKNTTAVEVKNQACMGCYMVINDKVYAEVIKGEEITTCPHCGRILYIEPSTEAAEA
- a CDS encoding Nif3-like dinuclear metal center hexameric protein, with protein sequence MTVGEIYKVLDALSPFALQASWDNSGLIVGSMDQEVSKIVLSIDIDEALLESVEEGSLIITHHPLIFSGIKTMDYATYPSKLLVKMIEKKIANIAMHTNFDQTHLNAYVAEKVLGKKIAEQNEYLIYFDLERSFEDFAADVVQAFGLTHPKSVVAHDRVIRRVALCTGSGASLMREIEADCFLTGDIKYHDAMEAKVLGLNMIDIGHFESERYFGEILQKDLKNLGLTVIISSSKNPFTYL